The sequence TGGAGATGGAGATCGCCGGCCTGTACGGCGTGGCGGCGGAGTTCGGCGCGCGGGCGCTGGCGCTGCTCACGGTGTCGGACCACATCCTGACCGGCGAGCACCTGTCGCCGGAGGACCGTCAGACGACGTTCGACGAGATGATCGAGCTGGCGTTCGACGTGGCCGCCTCCGAGGCATAAGGGACCGAGTCATGGCCTTGCCTCCCCGCAGGGGCCCGGGTTCCCCGCTGGCGCGCAAGGCCGCGCAGCGCACGCCCGGCCACCACTACAACGCGAGCTTCCTGTCCTCGACGGACCGCGCGGAGATATTGGCGTGGTTGGGCACGCTGCATCCGCTATGGGAGGAGCGCTACTCGAAGCACTTCCCGCCGCCGGAGGGGCAGCAACAGCGTCGGTTGCTGCGGCCGGTGTACTGGCTGGGCAACTGGCAGTTCGCGTGTCTGGACTACTACCGGCCTCCGAAGGGCGTGAAGGACCGCTGCGTGAAGGCGGAGCCATTCCCGGCGGTGCTGGAGCGGCAGATCGTGAAGGTGGAGGCGCTGGCGCGGCGGATGTTCCGGGGCCCGGACATGCCGCAGGGCTGGCACCTCAACACGTGCCTGGTGAACTTCTACGGCAGCCGGTTGGAGGACGGCCGCTGGGTGGACACCGCGCGAGTGGGTGAGCACAAGGACTTCGAGCCGGGCCCGGTGGCGTCGCTGTCGCTGGGCGAGCGCGCGCTCATCCAGTTCGTCACGTCCACGCGGCCCGGCGAGCGCGACGCGGTGGTGTTGGAGCAGTGGCTGGACGACGGGTCGCTGCAGCTCTTTGGCGGGGCGCAGTGGAAGGACCAGACGTTCCACCGGGTGCAGCGGGTGGATACGCGCGCGGGCCACGTGATGCCGCCGGAGCTGCCGGACTTCCGCACGCGGCGCATCAACCTGACGTTCCGCTACGTGCCGGACGCGCACGTGACGCCGTTCGCGGCGCTGAGCGCGGAGGCCCGCGAGGACGTGCGGCCGTACATGGCGACGCTCGCGAAGGGCAGCCGCTTCTTCCGCGACGAGCTGGCACACGAACAGCCGGCGAAGGCGGAGTAGGGCGCGGCCGCGGCCCGGTTGGGGGAAGTCCCCGCCACGGCGCTTGATGCGGCCGGTCAGCCAGCCAGGGAGGGCGGCGGTCTCAACTGGTCCGACAGTTGGACCAGTCAGCGCGGCCCGGTCGGAGCGGAAGTCCCTGGCGCGGCGGCTGACGCGGCCCCTCCCCAGGCTGGATGACTGGGCTGGTCCAAACCTGTCCGATAGTCGGACAGGTTTCTCGGCCCGGTCACCGCGAAGGACTCAGGCGTGGCTGATGCGGTCGGTCACACAGCCAGGGAGCGCGGTGGTCCCAACTGGTCCGACTGTCGGACCAGATGGCGCGGCTTGGCCGGAGCGGGGGGCCAGGCACAGTGGCTGAGGCGCCAAGGCGGACCGGACAGGCTCTCACGGGGCCCCAGGCGGCACTGCTGACGCGGCCGGTTCGACAGCCGGGACCGGTGGTGTCTCAACGGGTCCGACAGTCGGACCAGTTCGTGCGGCCCGGTCGGAGCGGAAGTCCCTGGCGCGGCGGCTGACGCTGCCAGCCAGCCCGGGAGGGCGGCGGTCTCAACTGGTCCGACTGTCGGACCAGTTCGTGTGCTGCGCCTTCGATGGGGGGCCTCGGGACCAAGCGGCCCCGAGGACGGATTTCAGGACCGGTAGCTCAGGTGGAGCCCGTCTCGGGGTTCGAGGACGAGGTCGCAGGCGGGCGGGCCACGTAGCTCACCTGGGGGGCGGCACCCCGGGAAGAACGTCCCCCTCCGCGCTCGGCGCCCTGTCGGGGCATCCGGGGCCCGTTGTTGGGCAGGTTTCCGCGTGCCTCGCGAGGACCCGGGCCTTGGCTCCGGCCGTTCTGGCGCGACTCGTCGTCCTGCTGCGGCCGGCCGTTCATTCGCGGCTCGCCGTTCTGCTGCGGGGCGCCGTCCTGGAAGGAGCCGTTGTTGCGCGGCGGTCGGCCGTTCATCCGGGGGCCGCCATTGCGCTGCTGGCCGTTCATCCCGGCTGTGTCCTGTGCCTGCCGCGCCGGAGCTTCGGCCGTCCAGTCGCCGCCGTCCTGCCGGGGCTGGCCGCTCGTGCGCGACTGCGCCTCCGTGCCCTCCTGCCGGGGTCCACCGTTCTGCTGCGCCCGGCCATTCGCGCGCCACTCGCCGCGCGGCGGTCGGCCGTTCTGGCGTGGCTCGCCGTTCTGCTGCGGCCGGCCGTTCTGCCGAGGCCCCTGGCCGTTCGCGCCCGGCTCGCCGTGAGGCTGTCCGTTCATGCGCGACTCGGTGCCATGCGGCTGACCGTTCTGACCTTGCGGCGCCTGTCCGTTCAGGCCTGGCTCCCGGCCAGGGGGCTGGCCGTTCATGCGCGGCTGACCGTTCTGCCGCTGTGAACCATTCTGCCGCTGCGGGCGCTGACCGTTTTCACCGTACGGCTGGCCGTTCATGCGCTGCTGGCCGTTCTCACCATGCGGCTGGCCGTTCAGGCGCTGAGAACCGTTCTGACGGTGCTGGGCCTGATCGTTCTCACCGTAGGGCTGGCCGTCGACACGCTGCTGGCCGCTTTCACCGTGCGGCTGGCCGTTCATCCGCGGCTGACCATCCTGGTACGGCTGGCCGTTCGTGCGCTGCTGGCCATTCTCACCGCGCCGCTGGCCGTTCGTGCGCTGCTGGCCGCTTTCACCGTGCGGCTGGCCGTTCATCCGCTGCGGGCCATTCTCACCGCGCTGCTGGCCGTTCATGCGCTGCGGGCCATTCTGTCGCTGCTGGCCGTTCATGCGCTGCGGGGCCTGGCCATTCTCGCCGTGCGGCTGGCCGTTCAGGTGCTGCTGGCTGTTCTCTCCGTTCGGCTGGCCGTTCATTCGCGGCTCGCCGTTGGGGGCTCGCGGCGGACGTCCATCGCGGCGTGGCTCGTTGCGCGGGTTGCCGTTGCGTGGCCCTCCCTGCTGGGGCCGGCCGTTCGCTCGCGCATCGGCTTGTGCGGCTGGAGGATTCGCTCCCTGTGCCGGCGCGCCGTTTCGCGGGGCTCCCTGCTGCGGACGCCCGGCGTTTGCGTTGGGCCGGTTGTTGTTGCCCGCTGCCTGCTGCGGTCCCGTGTTTCCGGGCCTCGGCGCATTGCCGTTGCGCGGCGGCGGCTTTCCTCCGAACCCACCCCGACGGCGCCCATCCCTCGGGCTCTGCGTGACGACCGGCCTGCCGCGCTCGCCGCCACCCTGGCGCAGCACCAGGGCTTCCAGCGCGCGCAGCTCCGCCTCCTCCGCGCTGAGCCCTTCCTCCACCTCCACCGCCGCCACGGGCGCCGGGGCCGGGCGGAACTCGTTGCGCCGGGGCTGCTCCTCCAGCGGATAGCGCTCCTGCCGGAAACCCTGCCGGCCCGGGCCGCCCTGCTTGCGCGGCGCCTCTCGGAACGTGCCCGACGGCACGAAGTCCGGCGTCAGGTCGCGCCGCACGTACGCGTTCCAGATTTCACCCGTGTCGCCCGCACGGCCCGCCAGCCGGGTGGAGAAGCCCGCCAGGTACTGCCGCACGTTGTCCAGGTCGCGGCGGAAGTAGAACTCCGCCTGGCTGTTGCGCGCCGCCGCCACCGTCTGCGGAAAGTCGATGATGGTCGGCCCGTTGCCGCTCATCAGGATGTTGTAGGGCGACAGGTCCCCGTGAATCAGGTCCGCGCACAGGGTGCGAATCACCTGGGCCCGCAGGTCCAGGTAGAGGGCCTCGGCCTCCTCGGGCGTCTGGGGCGGGGCCTCCACGAGCCGGGGCGCGGGCTGTCCTTCCGCGTCCAGCACCAGCTCCATCAGGAGGATGCCCTCGTAGAACATCACCGGCGTGGGCACGCGCACGCCCTGCGCGTGCAGCTTGTAGAGCGAGTCCGCCTCCGCGTTCTTCCACGCCTCTTCCGCGGCGGCCTGCCCGAAGCGGCTGCCCTTCTCCATGGCGCGGCGCGTGCGCGAGTTGCGCACCTCGCGGCCTTCCTTGTAGCCGGCGTTGTTGCGGAAGTTGCGCTCGTGGCGCTCCTTGTACAGCTTCGCTGCGACGACCTGGCCGGCGTGCTGGACCAGCCACACCTCCGCCTCCTTCCCCGTCTTCAGCTGGCCGATGACGGCGTCGATGATGCCGTCGGCGAGGAGGGTCTCGAGGGAGTCATTCATTCTTAGGCAAAAGGCCGGAACGGCACGGGGCGAGGAGCTTCAGTCGCTGCGCACACCGGCGGCCCCTGCTCGCCATGATGCACGTTGGAGATGAGAACACCGGGCAGGCCCTGGTTTCCATCGCCGTCACGCTGAACGTCATCCAGAAGGCCCACGAACCGCTTGCTAGCAGCTTGGGAAGCAGGGGGCCAGGGGTGCCCCCGTCCCGGTATCCTGTTCGCCGTCCATCCCTGCCCCGGGGACCGGATTGACGTCCGCGGGCGTCCTACCGGTTTTTCCACAAGGAGCGCTCTGCCCATGAAGGTCCTGCTCGCATGGGGTGTCCTGCTGGCCTCGCTGTGCGCCCACGCCGAGGACCGGGTCGCGGAGGCCCGGAAGCGGCAGACGGCCGGCCTGGTCCAGCTCTTCAAGGAGGCGGGGCTGTCCTGGCCCCCACAGGAGCTCTACCTCCGGGCCTTCAAGGCCGAGCGCGAGCTGGAGGCCTGGGCGGGGCAGAAGGGCCAGCCGCTCGTGAAGGTGCGCACCTTCCCCATCTGCGCGGCCTCCGGCGAGCCAGGCCCGAAGCGGGCCTTTGGCGACCTCCAGGTCCCGGAGGGCTTCTACACGGTGGACCTCTTCAACCCGAAGAGCGCGTACCACCTGTCCATGCGGGTGAGCTACCCGAACGCGCTGGACCGCAAGCTGGGCGCGGCCAACCCCGGGGGGGACATCTACATCCACGGCGACTGCGTCAGCATCGGGTGCATGGCCATCGAGAACGGCCCCATCGAGGCGCTCTACGTGATGGTGTCCGAGGCCCGCGCGCGCATGGGCCGCGACGTGCCGGTGCACGTGTTCCCGCGCCGGCTGGACGCGGCGGGGCTCGCGGCGCTGGAGGCCCTCTCCGGCGTCCCCGACGCACACAAGGCCTTCTGGCGCGGCCTGGAGCCGGGCTACCGCTTCTTCGAGGAGTCCCGGCGTCCCCCTCGGGTGAAGGTGGATGCGGCCGCGTCCGCCTACGTGGTGACGCCCGCGCTCCCGGTGCGGGAAGCCCGGGCGCGCTGAGGAGCTGGTAGAACCCTGGAGGTGCCGGGCGACCGGCGCAGGCCCTCGGGGGAAGGAAGCGCACATGAAATCGTCTGTCTCGCCACAGGAGTCCGGAGCGCGTCCGCTGGTGTCCCTCACGACCACAGAGCTGGCCGCGGCCCTGCGTGAGCGCCGGGGCAGCGCGGTGGAGGCGCTGGATGCGTTCCTCGCCCGAGCGCGCCAGCTCAACCCCGCGCTCAACGCGGTGGTGACGTGGAACGAGGCCCCGGCCCGGAAGCGGGCGGAGGCGGCGGACGCGGCGCTGGCCCGGGGCGAGCTGTGGGGCCCCCTGCATGGCGTTCCCTTCACGGTGAAGGACGCGTTCAGCACCCAGGGGCTGCGCACGACGTCCGCCCATCCGGCCCTGGCCGAGTACGTGCCCGCGCGGGACGCGACCGTGGTGGCCCGGCTCCAGGCCGCGGGGGCCATCCTCTTCGGCAAGACGAACCTGCCGCCGTTCGCCGGGGACTTCCAGACGGACGGGCCGCTCTGGGGCCGGACGAACAATCCCCACGACCTGGGGCGCACGCCGGGCGGCTCCAGCGGCGGCGCGGCGGCGGCGGTCGCGGCGGGGCTCACCCCGTTCGAGGTGGGCAGCGACATCGGCGGCTCCATCCGGCAGCCGGCGCACTACTGCGGCGTCGTGGGCATCAAGCCCACGGAGCACCGCGTCTCCACCTTCGGCCACATCCCGGACGCGCCGGGCGGGCCTCGCCACGTGCGCCACATGGCGTGCGCGGGGCCGCTGGCGCGCTCGGTGGCGGACGTGCGGCTCATCCTGTCGCTCATCGAAGGCGCGGATCCGTCCGCTCCGGAGGTGCCGCCCGTCGTGCCGGTGGGCGCCGCGAAGCCCCGGGCATTGAAGGGGCTGAGGCTGGCGTGGGCGGACACGCTGGGGCCCTTCCAGGCGGACCGCGAGACGCGGGAGCTGCTCCAGCGCTTCACCGCCGCCGCGCGCGCGGAGGGCGCCGTGGTGGAGCAGGCGGTGCCGCCGGGGCAGGACTTCGCGGACCTCGTGGAGGTGTGGGGGCTGATGGAGGGCGGCGAGGTGGGCGCGCCCCTGGATCCGCCCGTGCGCGAGGGCTACCGGGGGCAGTTCCTCCCGCTGGAGCGCGACCTGCTGGCGAAGGCCATCGTGCAGGGCACGCATCTGGACATGACGGGCTATGGCGCGGCGCTCACCCGGCGCGACGGGCACATCGCGCTGCTGGAGGACTTCCTGGCCGGTTGGGACGCGTGGCTCGTGCCGGTGGCGATGACGGCCGCGCCGGTGCACACGCCCTTCGGTGCTCCGGTGGAGGTGGACGGCGTGTCCCGCCCCTACCTGGAGGCCTTTGGCGGGTTCACCAGCCTGTTCAATGCGACGGGGAGCCCTGTCGTGGTGTTCCCGATGGGGCACACGTCAGCGGGGCTGCCGGTGGGCGTGCAGCTCGTGGGACGGCGGTGGGCGGACGGGGCGCTGCTCGACGTGGCGGAGGCGCTGCTGCCCCTGGGCGGTGGCGTGCGGTGGCCCTCGGCGTTCGCGCCTTGAGTCAGTAGACGCGCAGCAGGCGCGAGCGGCATTCGAAGTGCGGGTTGCGCACGTCGATGACGTAGACCTCGCCGGTCGTCTCATCGAAGTTGCCGGCGAGCAGCCCCGCCGCGGCCAGGGCGGCGAGGTAGACGTTGTCCGTGCCCTTCTTCATTTCGCTGACCTTGCGCACGTAGACGACGCGGCCCTCCACGGACCACACGCTGCGGATGCCGTCGGTGTGCACGCCCATGGCATCCGGGGGCGGCGGGGGGAACTTCCCCAGCGCGGGAGGGACGGACTGGAGCACGTAGTCGTCGTAGGCGCGGTTGCCGCTGCGGCTGATGAGCTTCACCTCGCGCAGCGTGCCGTCCGCTCCCTGGAGCAGCTCCAGCGTGACGATGAGCTTCATGGTGCTCACGCCGTGGGCGAAGTCCTGGAGCTCCTCGCCCGCCTGGGTGAGGCCGCGCAGCCGGTTGTAGCCGGGTTCGTTCCGGGCTCGCCGCGCGATGAGCTCGCCCGGCTTGGGAGCCTGCCGGGGCCCGGGAATGTTGCCGGGGGCGCCGGTGGCGCCGAACTGCCGGGCCCTCTCCGCGTAGGCGTACAGCATCTGCTTGGGGAAGCTGGGCATGTCGAAGAGCGGAGGCGCGTCCATCTGCTTCTCCAACTGTGCGCGCAGCTTGCCGAAGTAGGGGTGCACCCGGCCGGTGTCCACGCGGTCACGGGCGCGGCGCTCATCGACGATGCCCTGCACGCGCTCGGACACGAGCGCACGCTCGTCGGCGAGCCGGGACTCCGCGGACAGGCTCGGGTCACCGGGGCGCAGCGTGCGGCCTCCGCCCCGCGAGTTCTCCGGCGTGGAGATGATCACCCCGCCGCTCAAGCCCGGTGACGGCAGCAGGCTCGAGGGAAGGGTGCCCGGAGGCGAGCGAGGTGCCTCCGCCGTGGGCCGGTCCCCGTCCGGAGCCGGCTCGCGGGTCGCGATGCCGGAGAGGGGAACGTCGGCCGCGGGAGGGCGCGGGGCATCAGAGGGAGGCGACGGGGGCTCGCGCGTCGCGGTCGCTGGCGGTGTCGCGGCCGGTGGGACCTCGGGTGGTGCGCTCGGCTCCGATGGAGGCGGCGTGGGCTCCGGTGGCTCCCGTGTCGCCACGGCTGGAGGCGGCGTGGGCTCCGGGGGAGCGCGCGTCGGCGTGGGCTCCGGTGGCTCCCGCTCCGCTACGGCCGGAGGCGGTGGGGTGGGTTCGCTCTTCGTCGGCGCGCGCGGCTTCGGGGGCTCCCGCGTCGCCACCGGGGGCGGCGAGGCGGGCTCCTGGACCGGTGGAGTCGTGGCCGCGACGGAGGGCGCGGTGATGATTTCCACCTCGACCGTCTTCGCGCGCGGCCGGGCCGAGCTGCCGGTGGACGACGGCTCCACGGTCCATAACAGCCCGAACACGAGCACGTGCAGCACCAGGGAGATCAGCCCGGCCCATCCGAGTTGTCGCAGGCGCCGCATGCTCGGACGCTTCCAGAAAGGCCCTCCTGTCACAACGAAATGCACACATGCGTTCGCGAACCGACGTCCCTCCCGCCGAGCAGGCAACCCTTCAACGGCTGGAACGTCCCCAGGGTGACTCGACGCAGGCCGTGACTCCTGCTGTGCTGCCGCCCCTCCGCGTGCCTCCCATGCCCCTCGCCTGTCTGGACGAAACCACGTTCATGGACCTCCTGCTCGGGACGCTGCCTCCCGACAGGGCCGCGCTCGTCGACGAGCACCTGGACACCTGCCCCTCCTGCCGGCGCATGGTGTCCGAGGCGCTGAAGGTGCAGCCGCCCGCCACCGCCGGGTCCACCCCGGAGCCCGCTCCCGAGGAGGAGGTCCTCGACAGCCAACTGGCGACGCTGGCCGTGGACCCATGGCGCGGAAAGAAGCCGCGCCTGCGCCTGCCCACGCCGCCGCTCGCGCGCGGCACCGCGGTGGGCCGCTACCTCATCCTGGAGATGCTGGGCGTGGGCGGGATGAGCGTCGTGTACGCCGCCTATGACCCGGAGCTGGACCGCCGCGTCGCGCTCAAGCTGCTTCAGGTGGAAGCGCTGGGGCTGGGCGCGGAGGCCGGCCGCTCGCAGGTGCTGCGCGAGGCGCAGGCCATGGCCCGCGTCTCCCACCCGCACGTCGTCTCCGTCTTCGACGTGGGCACCTTCGGCCGGCAGGTCTTCCTGGCCATGGAGCTGGTGGACGCGCACACGCTGCGCAAGTGGGAGCACGACGGGCCCCACCCGTGGCGCCAGGTGGTGGAGGTCTTCGTCGCCGTGGCCCGGGGGCTCGCCGCGGCGCACGCGGTGGGCGTCGTGCACGGCGACGTGAAGCCGGAGAACATCCTCGTCGGCCAGGACGGCCGCGTGCGCGTCACCGACTTCGGCCTGTCGCGCTTCATGGCCAGCCCCCTGGCTCCTCCGGTCACGCCTGGAGGCCCCGCGCGTCCTCGCGCCATGGAGGGCGGCACGCCCGCGTACATGGCCCCGGAGCAGTTCCCGCCCGAGGAGCGCACCGACGCGCGCAGCGACCAGTTCGGCTTCTGCGTCGCGCTCTACGAGGGGCTCTACGGCGAGCGCCCCTTCGCGGGCTCCACGGTGGAGGAGCTGTCCCAGGCGGTGCACGCGGGCCGCGTGAAGAGCGTGCCCCGGCACTCCGGCGTGCCGCAGTGGCTGCGCAAGGTGGTGCTGAAGGGCCTGTCGGTGAAGCCCGAGGACCGGCACGCGTCCATGGAGGCGCTCATCGCCGCGCTGCAGGCGGACCCCGCGTCGCTCCGGACGCGGCGGCTGCGCGTGGCCGGGGCGTCGCTGCTGCTGTTGTCCGCGGTGGGCCTCACGCACGTGCTCCACGGCCGCGACCCCACGGGCTGCGAGGGCGCCGCGCGCGCCATGGACGGCGTGTGGGACGCCCCCCGGCAGCAGGCGGTGGAGGCGGCCTTCGTCGGCACCCAGCGCCGCTTCGCGCACGACGCCTTCCGCCACGTGCGCCGCAGCCTGGACGCGTACACCGCCGCGTGGGTAACGACGCGCACGGCGGCCTGCGAGGCCACCCGCGTGCGGCACGAGCAGAGCGAGGCGGTGATGGCGCTGCGCATGCGCTGCCTGGACGCGCGGCTGGCGGACGTGGCCGCGCTCACGCAGTTGTTCACGCAGGCGGATCCGGACCTCGTGGAGCGGGCGCCCCGCGCGGTGGAGGGGCTGGCGCCGCTGGCGGGCTGCTCGGACGTGGAGGCGCTGACGTCGCGGGGCCACTCCTCGCCGGATGACGCCGCCGCGAGGGACCGGACCGTCGCGCTGCTCCAGGCGCTGGTGGACGCCCGGGCCCTGCGCGCCGCCGGCCGCTATTCGCAGGGCGTGGCGCGCGTGGAGCCCGTGGCCCAGGCCGCTCGCGCCGCGGGGGACTGGTCCGGCGCCGCGGACGCGCTGCTCTTGCTCGCGGAATTGAAGGACGGGGCAGGGGACTACCGGGGCGCGGAGGCCACGGTGCTCCAGGCCGCGTGGAGCGCGGAGGCCGGCCGCAATGACGACGCCGCCGCCCGGGCATGGACGCTGGCGGTGCGCATCACGGGTGAGCGGCTGGACCACTACGCGCAAGGGCAGCAGGCCGCGGAGCGCGCCAGCGCCGCGGTGGAGCGGCTGGGCGGCAGCAGGGAGCT is a genomic window of Corallococcus macrosporus containing:
- a CDS encoding alpha-ketoglutarate-dependent dioxygenase AlkB is translated as MALPPRRGPGSPLARKAAQRTPGHHYNASFLSSTDRAEILAWLGTLHPLWEERYSKHFPPPEGQQQRRLLRPVYWLGNWQFACLDYYRPPKGVKDRCVKAEPFPAVLERQIVKVEALARRMFRGPDMPQGWHLNTCLVNFYGSRLEDGRWVDTARVGEHKDFEPGPVASLSLGERALIQFVTSTRPGERDAVVLEQWLDDGSLQLFGGAQWKDQTFHRVQRVDTRAGHVMPPELPDFRTRRINLTFRYVPDAHVTPFAALSAEAREDVRPYMATLAKGSRFFRDELAHEQPAKAE
- a CDS encoding RIO1 family regulatory kinase/ATPase, whose protein sequence is MNDSLETLLADGIIDAVIGQLKTGKEAEVWLVQHAGQVVAAKLYKERHERNFRNNAGYKEGREVRNSRTRRAMEKGSRFGQAAAEEAWKNAEADSLYKLHAQGVRVPTPVMFYEGILLMELVLDAEGQPAPRLVEAPPQTPEEAEALYLDLRAQVIRTLCADLIHGDLSPYNILMSGNGPTIIDFPQTVAAARNSQAEFYFRRDLDNVRQYLAGFSTRLAGRAGDTGEIWNAYVRRDLTPDFVPSGTFREAPRKQGGPGRQGFRQERYPLEEQPRRNEFRPAPAPVAAVEVEEGLSAEEAELRALEALVLRQGGGERGRPVVTQSPRDGRRRGGFGGKPPPRNGNAPRPGNTGPQQAAGNNNRPNANAGRPQQGAPRNGAPAQGANPPAAQADARANGRPQQGGPRNGNPRNEPRRDGRPPRAPNGEPRMNGQPNGENSQQHLNGQPHGENGQAPQRMNGQQRQNGPQRMNGQQRGENGPQRMNGQPHGESGQQRTNGQRRGENGQQRTNGQPYQDGQPRMNGQPHGESGQQRVDGQPYGENDQAQHRQNGSQRLNGQPHGENGQQRMNGQPYGENGQRPQRQNGSQRQNGQPRMNGQPPGREPGLNGQAPQGQNGQPHGTESRMNGQPHGEPGANGQGPRQNGRPQQNGEPRQNGRPPRGEWRANGRAQQNGGPRQEGTEAQSRTSGQPRQDGGDWTAEAPARQAQDTAGMNGQQRNGGPRMNGRPPRNNGSFQDGAPQQNGEPRMNGRPQQDDESRQNGRSQGPGPREARGNLPNNGPRMPRQGAERGGGRSSRGAAPQVSYVARPPATSSSNPETGST
- a CDS encoding L,D-transpeptidase family protein translates to MKVLLAWGVLLASLCAHAEDRVAEARKRQTAGLVQLFKEAGLSWPPQELYLRAFKAERELEAWAGQKGQPLVKVRTFPICAASGEPGPKRAFGDLQVPEGFYTVDLFNPKSAYHLSMRVSYPNALDRKLGAANPGGDIYIHGDCVSIGCMAIENGPIEALYVMVSEARARMGRDVPVHVFPRRLDAAGLAALEALSGVPDAHKAFWRGLEPGYRFFEESRRPPRVKVDAAASAYVVTPALPVREARAR
- a CDS encoding amidase, with product MKSSVSPQESGARPLVSLTTTELAAALRERRGSAVEALDAFLARARQLNPALNAVVTWNEAPARKRAEAADAALARGELWGPLHGVPFTVKDAFSTQGLRTTSAHPALAEYVPARDATVVARLQAAGAILFGKTNLPPFAGDFQTDGPLWGRTNNPHDLGRTPGGSSGGAAAAVAAGLTPFEVGSDIGGSIRQPAHYCGVVGIKPTEHRVSTFGHIPDAPGGPRHVRHMACAGPLARSVADVRLILSLIEGADPSAPEVPPVVPVGAAKPRALKGLRLAWADTLGPFQADRETRELLQRFTAAARAEGAVVEQAVPPGQDFADLVEVWGLMEGGEVGAPLDPPVREGYRGQFLPLERDLLAKAIVQGTHLDMTGYGAALTRRDGHIALLEDFLAGWDAWLVPVAMTAAPVHTPFGAPVEVDGVSRPYLEAFGGFTSLFNATGSPVVVFPMGHTSAGLPVGVQLVGRRWADGALLDVAEALLPLGGGVRWPSAFAP
- a CDS encoding TonB C-terminal domain-containing protein codes for the protein MEPSSTGSSARPRAKTVEVEIITAPSVAATTPPVQEPASPPPVATREPPKPRAPTKSEPTPPPPAVAEREPPEPTPTRAPPEPTPPPAVATREPPEPTPPPSEPSAPPEVPPAATPPATATREPPSPPSDAPRPPAADVPLSGIATREPAPDGDRPTAEAPRSPPGTLPSSLLPSPGLSGGVIISTPENSRGGGRTLRPGDPSLSAESRLADERALVSERVQGIVDERRARDRVDTGRVHPYFGKLRAQLEKQMDAPPLFDMPSFPKQMLYAYAERARQFGATGAPGNIPGPRQAPKPGELIARRARNEPGYNRLRGLTQAGEELQDFAHGVSTMKLIVTLELLQGADGTLREVKLISRSGNRAYDDYVLQSVPPALGKFPPPPPDAMGVHTDGIRSVWSVEGRVVYVRKVSEMKKGTDNVYLAALAAAGLLAGNFDETTGEVYVIDVRNPHFECRSRLLRVY
- a CDS encoding tetratricopeptide repeat protein, with the translated sequence MRSRTDVPPAEQATLQRLERPQGDSTQAVTPAVLPPLRVPPMPLACLDETTFMDLLLGTLPPDRAALVDEHLDTCPSCRRMVSEALKVQPPATAGSTPEPAPEEEVLDSQLATLAVDPWRGKKPRLRLPTPPLARGTAVGRYLILEMLGVGGMSVVYAAYDPELDRRVALKLLQVEALGLGAEAGRSQVLREAQAMARVSHPHVVSVFDVGTFGRQVFLAMELVDAHTLRKWEHDGPHPWRQVVEVFVAVARGLAAAHAVGVVHGDVKPENILVGQDGRVRVTDFGLSRFMASPLAPPVTPGGPARPRAMEGGTPAYMAPEQFPPEERTDARSDQFGFCVALYEGLYGERPFAGSTVEELSQAVHAGRVKSVPRHSGVPQWLRKVVLKGLSVKPEDRHASMEALIAALQADPASLRTRRLRVAGASLLLLSAVGLTHVLHGRDPTGCEGAARAMDGVWDAPRQQAVEAAFVGTQRRFAHDAFRHVRRSLDAYTAAWVTTRTAACEATRVRHEQSEAVMALRMRCLDARLADVAALTQLFTQADPDLVERAPRAVEGLAPLAGCSDVEALTSRGHSSPDDAAARDRTVALLQALVDARALRAAGRYSQGVARVEPVAQAARAAGDWSGAADALLLLAELKDGAGDYRGAEATVLQAAWSAEAGRNDDAAARAWTLAVRITGERLDHYAQGQQAAERASAAVERLGGSRELAGALAMNLGRLLSRQGRYPEAHEQLTRALSFLEKRFGPEALEVADVRVELGTVRRSQGRAEEALGLYERALGTVRGSLGPEHPDVARIRLEQASVRWQQGDFVQSERLARGALALLERSLGQDHPQVADALNSLALALQYQGKREEALPLYERALHIAETTEGRDSSTVAIIVNNIGTLLVHLGRLEEATQRFATAIEQVEKSLGPDHPTLALVLRGMGQTLSYRNQPDQALPYFQRAAALQTSLPDDVNGGWTGALVDLGRTYMVLGRPREALAPLEQAVAGWERARPRPAERPAARYMLGRALWDAKQDPARAVRLVAEARQEAAALPDEESSVPELRQAMDRWIARLPPGARKDLKAAMATPKPADPSRDALTR